A single region of the Glycine max cultivar Williams 82 chromosome 20, Glycine_max_v4.0, whole genome shotgun sequence genome encodes:
- the LOC100777596 gene encoding uncharacterized protein LOC100777596, whose amino-acid sequence MKSGLKNGWPSVVRLRLRDKSVTPFCIFSKVKSAGNIPGNTPVYLNVYDLTTVNGYMYWAGIGIFHSGVEVYGVEYAFGAHDYPTSGVFEVEPRQCPGFKFRKSIFMGTTNLDPFQIREFMERQSANYNGDTYHLIVKNCNHFCEDICYKLTGNSIPKWVNRLARIGSLCNCILPDALKTSTVQHDDPNFQGCDSEKRRLRTAFSCLSSISMPQKEVSMSSLFMHSHYKGCLPPWELKKSKKGTLKQKLED is encoded by the exons ATGAAATCAGGTTTAAAAAATGGTTGGCCCTCTGTTGTGCGTCTTCGTCTCCGAGACAAATCAGTGACACCCTTTTGCATATTCTCTAAAGTGAAATCAGCTGGCAACATACCTGGGAATACACCTGTCTATCTCAATGTCTATGACTTGACAACAGTAAATGGCTATATGTATTGGGCAGGCATTGGTATTTTCCACTCAGGGGTTGAAG TTTATGGAGTAGAATATGCATTTGGAGCCCATGACTATCCAACAAGTGGTGTCTTTGAGGTTGAGCCTCGACAGTGTCCTGGCTTTAAGTTTAGGAAGTCAATATTCATGGGAACTACAAACTTAGATCCCTTCCAGATTAGAGAGTTCATGGAGCGCCAGTCTGCAAATTACAATGGTGATACTTATCACTTGATTGTGAAGAATTGCAACCATTTCTGTGAGGATATTTGTTACAAGCTAACGGGCAATTCTATACCGAAATGGGTCAATCGTCTTGCAAGAATAG GTTCCTTGTGCAACTGCATACTCCCTGATGCTCTTAAAACTTCCACTGTTCAGCATGATGATCCAAACTTTCAAGGGTGTGATAGTGAGAAAAGAAGACTACGAACTGCCTTCAGTTGCTTGTCGTCAATCTCAATGCCTCAGAAGGAAGTGTCAATGTCTTCATTATTTATGCACTCTCACTATAAAGGTTGCCTACCACCATGGGAGTTAAAGAAGTCTAAAAAGGGCACACTAAAGCAAAAGTTAGAAGACTAG
- the LOC102665715 gene encoding G-box-binding factor 1 isoform X1, producing the protein MGTQKSNMFDAPFKYMVPEDKEIPDRPLPSHWTPSMQAYNTSGSTPTPFLNQQAAGSHMPLYMWVNQVNNTLLQSDALHDPRMLSSKPTVAGDAVLAFSEIVHRTFGEQNLNSIKKCARNLQPKSLITKESTENGSKSSIMKTNRDGVLCSEANGNKGSPDEDHITNDFPSTKKQHCNLMLENASSTKLNQDLETGLDASDANAQLVNLEKDEIRRERKRQSNRESARRSRMRKEKECEELHKQMEMLKDENSVLTQRLKSLSEECLEICNENDAIEEELIKMYGPESIADLLLFKPT; encoded by the exons ATGGGGACACAAAAGTCTAATATGTTTGATGCACCTTTCAAATACATGGTGCCTGAAGAT AAGGAAATTCCCGACAGACCTTTGCCATCACATTGGACTCCTTCTATGCAG GCATATAACACTTCTGGGTCTACTCCAACTCCCTTTTTAAATCAACAGGCAGCTGGTTCTCACATGCCTCTCTACATGTGGGTAAATCAG GTAAACAACACACTACTTCAATCCGATGCTTTGCATGATCCAAGGATGCTCTCCAGTAAACCCACAGTAGCTGGG GATGCTGTACTGGCTTTTTCAGAAATAGTACACAGGACTTTTGGCGAACAAAACctgaattcaataaaaaaatgtgccaGAAACTTGCAACCAAAAAGTTTAATAACTAAGGAATCAACAGAAAATGGAAGCAAATCTTCAATAATGAAAACCAATAGGGATGGAGTGTTGTGCAG TGAAGCAAATGGAAACAAGGGATCACCAGATGAAGATCACATTACTAAT GATTTTCCTTCAACTAAGAAGCAGCACTGTAATTTGATGCTTGAAAATG CAAGTTCAACCAAACTGAATCAGGATTTGGAGACAGGCCTAGATGCATCTGACGCTAATGCTCAACTTGTAAATTTG GAAAAGGATGaaataagaagagaaagaaaaagacagtCAAACAGGGAATCGGCGAGGAGATCAAGGATGCGGAAAGAG AAAGAATGTGAAGAGCTACATAAACAAATGGAAATGCTTAAGGATGAAAACTCCGTGCTCACACAGAGGCTCAAGAGTCTTTCTGAGGAGTGCCTGGAGATCTGCAATGAAAACGATGCCATCGAG GAAGAGCTGATTAAAATGTATGGACCAGAATCAATAGCAGATCTATTGCTCTTCAAGCCTACCTGA
- the LOC102665715 gene encoding uncharacterized protein isoform X2, translating to MGTQKSNMFDAPFKYMVPEDKEIPDRPLPSHWTPSMQAYNTSGSTPTPFLNQQAAGSHMPLYMWVNQVNNTLLQSDALHDPRMLSSKPTVAGDFPSTKKQHCNLMLENASSTKLNQDLETGLDASDANAQLVNLEKDEIRRERKRQSNRESARRSRMRKEKECEELHKQMEMLKDENSVLTQRLKSLSEECLEICNENDAIEEELIKMYGPESIADLLLFKPT from the exons ATGGGGACACAAAAGTCTAATATGTTTGATGCACCTTTCAAATACATGGTGCCTGAAGAT AAGGAAATTCCCGACAGACCTTTGCCATCACATTGGACTCCTTCTATGCAG GCATATAACACTTCTGGGTCTACTCCAACTCCCTTTTTAAATCAACAGGCAGCTGGTTCTCACATGCCTCTCTACATGTGGGTAAATCAG GTAAACAACACACTACTTCAATCCGATGCTTTGCATGATCCAAGGATGCTCTCCAGTAAACCCACAGTAGCTGGG GATTTTCCTTCAACTAAGAAGCAGCACTGTAATTTGATGCTTGAAAATG CAAGTTCAACCAAACTGAATCAGGATTTGGAGACAGGCCTAGATGCATCTGACGCTAATGCTCAACTTGTAAATTTG GAAAAGGATGaaataagaagagaaagaaaaagacagtCAAACAGGGAATCGGCGAGGAGATCAAGGATGCGGAAAGAG AAAGAATGTGAAGAGCTACATAAACAAATGGAAATGCTTAAGGATGAAAACTCCGTGCTCACACAGAGGCTCAAGAGTCTTTCTGAGGAGTGCCTGGAGATCTGCAATGAAAACGATGCCATCGAG GAAGAGCTGATTAAAATGTATGGACCAGAATCAATAGCAGATCTATTGCTCTTCAAGCCTACCTGA